A part of Pectinophora gossypiella chromosome Z, ilPecGoss1.1, whole genome shotgun sequence genomic DNA contains:
- the LOC126380031 gene encoding E3 ubiquitin-protein ligase UHRF1-like, with protein MHVRVRVFGKPDNIVVVDSKLTKIEHFRRIIKDKFKVDIKLQRLFYGGKLLEDGYTFHDYNIKLNDVIQLMVRAQPENTSVEETKTSDNQSEDKDSPNEGKKIEYKDAKSSSYVVGDLIDVKDKEQGAWFEGKIVRIVHDPDVPATDLNGSFSNDNGLESTKDGSGKESDSENTPPVAALEEESQKSKKKGIARYFAKASNGKKKQEQDNYPQIKETIKNSDEMLLYKVQHDADEEDSNIYCKMNEIRPRARHTVDVKDLKVGQKVMINHNTEQPLEKGYWYDFTVQEIKKLRTSYELIGTLYLGLDSIPQNETVVKLHDKIFAIEEVVPLDKRTKEYEMMMVTQPEKRSAPLNCLTCRDDEEAPCKDCGCYLCLGKENPEKIVLCDECNNGYHMHCLNPPLKELPEEDWYCPSCKRDPNDVIAPGAAKQTKKTSTKSNRDWGRGMACVGKTKTCAMPPNHFGPIPGIEVGMCWRFRIQLSETGVHRPPVSGIHGRDVEGAYSIVLSGGYEDDVDYGNEFTYTGSGGRDLSGNKRTAEQSCDQTLTRENKALARNCAVKEISESGGDAGENWKNGKPVRVVRSYKMLKHFPKYAPKEGIRYDGIYKVVKYYPEKGLSGFRVWKYLLKRDDPSPAPWESGAKKYDIIYPDGYLEAEAEKKALKEKKGKNPKGGKKRALRESNQSTESDGEASPPGKKLKTMTNESEPKKKGKASKRSSINESPNVKIPSMFTPKKTAKKSVDAAESVLSAEETEAVKADKLNTKLWEECLEICKGNGKKEFVEHVTQVFLCIICQEVAVNPVTTPCLHNFCMACLKLAFKSTGAQTCPCCRKNLSKYEPEQNERLKTALRSIMAGYDAGKK; from the exons atgcatgTTCGGGTGAGAGTGTTTGGTAAACCGGACAATATTGTCGTAGTTGATtctaaactaacgaaaatcgaACATTTTCGTCGTATAATCAAAGATAAGTTCAAAGTCGACATAAAATTGCAGCGATTATTCTATGGCGGAAAACtg TTAGAAGATGGGTATACATTCcatgattataatataaaactcaATGATGTGATACAACTAATGGTAAGAGCCCAACCAGAGAATACCTCAGTGGAAGAAACCAAGACCTCCGATAACCAAAGTGAAGATAAGGATAGCCCCAATGAAGGGAAGAAAATTGAATATAAAG ATGCGAAAAGCTCATCATATGTAGTTGGTGATCTTATTGATGTGAAAGACAAAGAGCAAGGTGCATGGTTTGAAGGCAAAATTGTTAGAATTGTTCATGATCCAGATGTACCAGCAACAGATCTTAATGGGTCTTTTTCTAATGATAATGGCTTAGAAAGTACAAAGGATGGCTCGGGCAAAGAGAGTGATTCAGAAAACACACCTCCAGTGGCAGCCCTTGAAGAAGAAAGTCAAAAGTCAAAAAAGAAAGGCATAGCAAGATATTTCGCAAAAGCTTCAAATGGGAAAAAGAAACAAGAGCAAGATAATTATCCGCAGattaaagaaacaataaaaaactcaGATGAAATGCTATTGTATAAAGTTCAACATGATGCAga CGAAGAAGACTCTAATATTTATTGCAAGATGAATGAAATTAGACCTCGAGCACGACATACTGTTGATGTGAAGGATTTAAAAGTGGGACAGAAAGTTATGATCAACCATAACACAGAACAGCCACTAGAAAAAGGCTATTG GTATGACTTCACAGttcaagaaattaagaaacttCGGACAAGTTATGAGCTAATTGGCACTCTGTACCTCGGTCTTGACTCCATTCCACAGAATGAAACTGTCGTTAAACTACATGATAAGATATTTGCTATTGAAGAAGTTGTACCATTAGATAAAAGGACCAAAGAATATGAGATGATGATGGTTACGCAACCTGAAAAAA gatCTGCACCATTGAATTGTTTGACATGTCGTGATGATGAAGAAGCGCCATGTAAAGATTGTGGTTGTTACTTGTGCTTGGGAAAAGAAAATCCTGAAAAG ATTGTGCTCTGTGATGAATGTAATAATGGCTACCACATGCACTGCCTGAATCCGCCCCTCAAAGAGCTACCAGAGGAAGACTGGTATTGTCCTTCATGTAAGAGGGATCCTAATGATGTAATTGCTCCGGGTGCCGCTAAGCAGACTAAAAAAACATCTACAAAAAGTAATAGAGACTGGGGTAGAGGCATGGCATGTGTCG GTAAAACAAAGACATGTGCGATGCCGCCGAATCATTTTGGGCCTATTCCCGGCATTGAAGTTGGCATGTGCTGGAGATTCCGTATTCAG CTATCGGAGACTGGTGTGCACAGGCCCCCTGTCTCAGGCATACACGGGCGCGACGTGGAAGGAGCTTATAGCATTGTCCTTTCAG GAGGATACGAAGACGACGTCGACTATGGCAATGAGTTTACATACACTGGTAGTGGTGGACGAGACTTATCTGGTAACAAAAGAACTGCAgaacaatcatgtgatcagacTTTGACTAgagaaaataa GGCACTGGCGCGCAATTGTGCTGTGAAAGAGATAAGCGAATCAGGAGGTGACGCTGGTGAGAACTGGAAAAATGGGAAGCCTGTTCGCGTAGTGCGTTCTTACAAGATGTTGAAACATTTCCCCAAATATGCACCTAAAGAAGGAATCCG GTATGACGGCATTTACAAAGTAGTAAAGTATTATCCTGAAAAAGGATTATCTGGTTTTCGAGTATGGAAGTACCTGTTAAAAAGGGATGACCCTAGTCCAGCACCCTGGGAATCTGGTGCAAAGAAATATGATATAATT TATCCTGATGGTTATTTGGAAGCGGAAGCCGAGAAGAAAGCCCTAAAAGAGAAAAAAGGCAAAAACCCCAAGGGCGGTAAGAAACGGGCGCTTCGAGAAAGCAATCAGTCCACGGAGTCGGACGGCGAGGCCTCTCCACCCGGGAAGAAACTGAAGACAATGACTAACGAGTCAGAACCTAAGAAAAAGGGGAAAG cATCGAAGAGGAGCAGTATAAATGAAAGTCCGAACGTCAAGATTCCAAGCATGTTTACACCGAAAAAGACCGCTAAAAAGTCTGTGGACGCGGCAGAGAGTGTTCTCAGTGCAGAAGAAACTGAAGCTGTAAAGGCAGACAAACTGAACACGAAACTTTGGGAGGAGTGTTTGGAAATTTGCAAGGGTAATGGGAAGAAG GAGTTCGTTGAGCACGTGACGCAGGTGTTTCTCTGCATCATTTGTCAGGAAGTGGCCGTCAACCCTGTGACCACGCCCTGTTTACACAACTTCTGTATG gCGTGTCTCAAGCTTGCTTTTAAATCTACTGGCGCACAGACTTGTCCATGCTGTCGTAAGAATCTTTCTAAGTATGAGCCGGAACAGAATGAGCGCCTGAAGACCGCTCTCCGGTCCATCATGGCTGGTTACGACGCAGGCAAGAAGTAG